The Candidatus Dormiibacterota bacterium genomic interval ACGAGAAGCTGACGCGGCTTACGCCACGCTGATTTTGGTGATCTTGACTTCCGCGAAACGCTGACGGTGGCCGTTCAATTTCCGCACGCGCTTTTTGGGCTTGTAGCGGAAGACGAGAATTTTCTTATCTTTGGCTTGGCGGAGCACGGTGCCGGTCACGCTGATGCCCGAAAGCGTCGGGCTGCCGATTTGAACGTCGGAACCGGTGTTGGCCAAGATGACGTGGTCGAACGTTACATCCGATCCGACTTCGCTCTCGAGGAGGTCGCAACGAATGATATCGCCCTCGGCGACCTTATACTGCTTGCCGCCGGTCTGGATAATCGCGTACATAACCGTGTCACATTACCAGGGAGCCTACTGCGCTGTCAACGCCGCCAGTCGCGCCACGAGGAATCTTACCGAAGCGACCCGTGTCTAAGGCTCCAGCGTGAGCCGCTCGTGGGTTGCGGCCGCGACCGCCTGGGGCGAATATGGCAGCGGCAACAGCCTTCCGGTGATCCAAGCGCTCGCTTCGTCGGTGTAGTGGCCGGAGCCGGGCCAGCCGGACTCGCCCTGCGGAATCGAAATCCCGCCCGCATCCCAGTTGCCGACATCCCAAACGGCACGGAACGATTGTGAGAAGCCTTGGTTTTGCACGTGAATCGTGTAGGGGTCGCCGTCGCCCGGTAGCGTCGAGCCGTTCAGAAAGGTGATGCCCAGCGCCGCCAGGGGATGCTTGACGATGGTTGCACCGGCGGTGCTCCAGGGCTCTCGCACGAGCTTCGGGTGTGCGGCGACGTAGGCGGAGAACCCGTCCACGTGTTGCCTGCGCACGAGGTCGAGCATTCCGCCGGCGAGCCGCGAAAGGAGCGTGACGCGATAGCCGGCGACGACGCTGGCGCCGCGCGACTCCGGGTTGAAATGCCCGTGCCAAAGCGCGAGTTCGTTCAATGCATGCTTCGTTAGCGCGTCGTTGTCGCGCAGCGTGCCGCCGGCGTCCTCGTGGAGTAACGTACGGGCTAGCTCGCTCTCGGGAAGCGAGAGCGTATCCATCTGCATCGAAGCAAAATAGTTGACGTCGTATTTCGGGTGGGCGCGCAGGAGCGTAGCGATGCGATAGGCGCGATACGGCGGTGCGAACTGCGCGCTCAACCGGTAGGGGTATCCGGGGCCGTACATTTGATTGTTCGCGGTCCATACGATCGCCGAGCGCGACGGTGCGACGTGCGGAAGTGCGTCGCGCGGAACGTCCGGATAGTGCTTGGCCAGATCGGCGGCCGGATGGATATATCGCCCCCACGCCGGATCGTCGGGAATTTGGCCCGCCAGAACGTACGCGGCGCGTCCGGTGGTATCGGCGAGTGCGAAGTTTTGCGGAGGACCCGTATAGGCGCGCAATGCTGCGAGCGCGCCGTCGATACTAGCGGCACGCGCGAGTCCTTCGAATGCGCCTAACGGCGAACGCGGCGTAACGTAGGCGTTCCAGCGAACGAGCACGAGACGTTTGCCCAGAACGCGGGCGCCGAACAGCGTTCTGCTGCGATAGTATCGCCGCACGACCGTCGCGCCGAAACGCACTCGGATACGCTCGGTATGCCAGTTGCTCGCGGGCAGATTCGGCGGCGCATCGAAAACCGAGAGCGACTCCACGGTACCGTTGGTCGCACCCCATGCGAGCGCGTCGTTGTGTCCGAGAATCACGCCGGGAACGCCCGCGAGCGTCGCTCCGGCCGCGTGGTAGCCGGGAGCCTGCAAATCGACGAGATACCACACGCCCGGTATTCCCAGACGCAAATGCGGATCGTTGGCGAGCAGGGCGCGACCGGTGAGCGAGTGCGCGGCTCCGGCGGCCCATTCATTGCTGCCGATCGGCGCGCGCGAGGGCGCGAACGCCGCCGCCAGGCTTCGGCTCAGCGTGCAAGCAGAACTCGCGGGCTTGAGCGCCGCCAGCCCTTGCGTGACGGGCGCTTGATAACAGGGGTCGCTCAACGGGTAGATCGCGTCGTATGCCGCAGCCGCCGAATGAGGCGTTGCGCCGTTGTACGCGAGACTGCGGTTGGCGATGTCGTTCCAGGTGTCGGTTAGATCGATGACCGTCGCCATGCCCACGACCAGTGCGTCTTGCGGCCGCCACGGCTTGGGGTGGTAGGCGAGGAGACGAAATTCGGGCGGCGTCGGTTCGTGCTTCATCGCGGCGTTCACCCCGTCGGCGAACGCTTGCAGCATCCTGCGATCGCTTGTGTCGAGCGCATCCCATTGGCGCGCAACCATCGTCCGAACGGGAATGGTGCGCGCGGCTTCATCTGTCGAAAGCAGAGGGCTGCCGAGAATTTCCGCGAGCTCGCCGAGAACGTATCGCCTGGTGAGATCGAGTTGGAAGAGCCGGTCGCTGCCCTCGACGAAACCTTGCGCGAAGAAGAGATCGTGCAGATTCTGCGCGCGGATATGCGGAACGCCGCGGCCGTCGCGCAGGATCCGCACCGGTTCGCGAACGCCCATTCCCGCTATCGTTCCGGATGTTTGCGGCGCGTCGTGCATACCGGCGACCACGTTGCCGGTATACGCCGCGGCCGCGAGAAGCGTAACCGCGACGAGCGCGGCGAGCAGTCGTAACGCGGTCTTCATAGATCGACGACGGCGTCCTCCCCGTCGATCCGAACGGGGAAGGTTGCGACGGGAAGTACCGCCGGAAGCGTGAGCGCCTCACCGCTGCGCACGTCGAACGTTGCGCCGTGGCGCGGGCAGACGATGCAGGCACCGTCGAGTTCTCCTTGGTCGAGCGGCGCGCCGTCGTGCGTGCAGACGTCTTCGATGGCATAGAGCGTTCCGCCGACGTTGCATAGCAAGACGTCGAGCCCGTCCAACTCGGTGCGTTGCGTCGATCCGGCGGGGATTCGGGCGGCTCCCGGTATGCGATGCTCGCTCATGCGCTACTGCCCGACCTTATGACACGGCTGCGACGTGGTGATGTCCGCAATGCCGACCACGTGAAACTTGAAACCGGGGCCGATCGTGACGTTCTTGCCGTTGCGTACCGTATTGACGACGGTGCGGAACAAGCCCGGTATCGGCAAATAACCGGCCGCCTTTTCGGTGATCGTCTCCGCGGGCGCCCACAGCGAGGTCTCCCGCGGGTCCGCCATCACCTGAACGTGCATTCCGCGGTACACGAATTCACGCGGTTCGAGAATCAGCGAGCCGTTGCGGTCGCGGTTGCTCGCAGCGCTCACCTCGCGGACGTAGCCGTACCCGACCGTCCCCGCCGGCAGAAGGTGGCCGTTGACCCGGGCGGTGATCGTCGTTTTGAATCGGAAGCGCTGCCCCGGGTAAGCGGCGCCCGAATCGATGCTGTCGAGCATCGTCACGGGGATCGCAGCCACGCAGACGAGTTTCCAGGCGCGTGCAGGCGGTGTCGCGATGAGGAACGCCACGCAGAGTGCTGTGCAGAACAGGGAGACCCGTTGGATGTTCATGGCAACCTTTCCAGACGGCAAAACGCAAGCACCCGTTCGCGTTTGTGCGAACGGGTGCTTGCAATATCCGAGGGAAAAGATTCGTCCCGGCTCTAGAAGTCTAGCCGACCGAACCCTCCATCTCCATTTTAACTAGGCGATTGAGTTCGACCGCATACTCCATCGGCAGCTCCTTGACGAAGAAGTCGAAGAAGCCGTTGACGATCATGGCCGTCGCATCCGCTTCCGAGAGGCCGCGGCTCATGGCGTAGAAGAGCTGGTCCTCGCCGATTTTCGAGACGCTGGCTTCGTGCTCGACGGTCGAGCGCTGTTCGTGAATCTTCATCGTCGGCTTGGTATCGCTCGCCGACTGATCGTCCATAATGAGGGCGTCGCACTTTACGCGGGTCTTCGCGCCGACCGCGCCGGGGAAAATCTCGACCAAACCGCGGTACGTCGTCTTGCCGCCGTGCGCGCTGACGCTCTTGTTGGTGACGACCGAGGTGGTATTCGGCGCGGCGTGGATCACCTTCGCGCCCGCGTCCTGATGCTGGCCTTCGCCGGCGAACGCCATCGAGAGAATTTCGCCGCGCGCGCCTTCGCCCATCAGGTAGATCGCCGGGTACTTCATGGTCAGCTTGGAGCCGATGTTGCCGTCAACCCATTCGACGGTCGCATTCTTCTGCGCGATCGCGCGTTTGGTGACGAGATTGAAGATGTTCCGATACCAATTTTGGATCGTGGTGTAGCGGATCGAAGCGCCTTCCATGGCGATGAGCTCCACGACCGCGCTGTGTAGCGAGGACGTCGAGAACTTCGGCGCCGTGCATCCCTCGATGTAGTGGACCTTCGCGCCCTTGTCGGCGATGATCAGCGTACGCTCGAACTGGCCCATGTTCTCCGCGTTGATGCGGAAGTAAGCCTGGAGCGGCATCGCGACTTCGACTCCCGGCGGAACGTAGATGAACGAACCGCCCGACCACACGGCCGAGTTGAGCGCGGAGAATTTGTTGTCGGCGATCGGAATGACCGTCGCGAGATACTTCTGAACGATTTCGGGATATTGCTTGACCGCCGTATCCATATCGCAGAAGAAGACGCCTTGCTCTTCCAACTCTTTGGTGACGTTGTGGTAGACGACTTCGGATTCGTACTGTGCGGAGACGCCCGAGAGAAACTTGCGCTCGGCTTCGGGGATGCCTAGGCGGTCGAAGGTGCGCTTGATATCGTCCGGCACATCGTCCCACGACCGCTCGGTGCGATCGGTCGAGCGCACGAAGTAATGGATGTTCGCGAAGTCGATTTCGGAGAGCAGGGCGGTATCGCCCCACGTCGGCATCGGTTTGCTATCGAAGATGTCCAGCGCTTTGAGGCGGAAGTCGCGCATCCACGCGGGCTCGCTCTTCATCTCGCTGATCCGCTCGACGATCTCGCGCGTCAGGCCCTTATCGGACTTGAAGACGTACTTGCTCTCCGAGTCGTGAAACCCGTGGCGGTAGTCCTCGTCGAGCCCCTGCGGGGTCTGAATTTCGGTCGTCATAGCCTCCTGAGCGTATCCCCCTGGGCCCATATAGTCAAGATAGTGAAGTCTCAACTTCAAAAACTCTGGAAGCATCGCCTCTTTACAGGGGGGGGTGCAGGGGGTATGATGGTCGCCGGTCCTCGGATGGGAGGACCACGGTTATAGGGTGGGCGCGCCCTTTACGCGCCATCGCGACGAGTCGCCCGTGCACCGCTAAAAGCGCCGGCAAGAGCTTGTCGATAGGTCGGGGACGTGACTGCACCGCAGACGCCAGCCGACGAAGTCCGGAGGTGGGATTCCCCCGAGGTCCAAGGAGAGCACAGTAATTGAAGGCACTCGGTACGCACATTGTGTGTGAGCTGTCTGGGTGTAGCACCCAGGCACTAACAGATGTGGATGCGGTCCGTGAAATGATGGTTGGGGCCGCGAACGCCTCCCGCGCGACGATTATGGAGGTCGCATTCCATCGGTTCGAACCGCAGGGCGTATCCGGCGTGGTCGTCCTCGCCGAATCGCATATCTCGATCCACACCTGGCCGGAGACCGGCTACGCCGCGATGGATTTTTATACATGCGGCGACCATACCGACCCGTGGCTCGCTTGCGAGTTTGCGGCGAAGGCCTTAAGCGCCACCTCGATGCTGACGACCGAAGTCAAACGCGGGATCGCGCAATCGAGCGGCACCTTTACCCACGTGGTCACGCGCGACCACGAAACGAGTACCCTCTCCGCGTAGTCGGCAACGACTCCCTCGGAATCCCAGAGTCCCATCGCCCCGGCGATGGGATTTTTTGTAGGGAGCAAGCGTTCGGCGTGTAACTCCGGTGTCCAAGGGGACCAAAATATGAGACGTGGGTTATTCCAGCGCTTTGGGATGCTGCTTTTTCTGGGGTCGATCGTGGCCGTCGTCGCAGCCTGCGGCGGTGGCGGCGGTGGTGGCGGCGGTTACACGCCCCCTGGAACGGTGGCCCCTTCGACCGGGCCGAGCCCGCTCGCCACGCCTCAATCCACGGCGACCCTGACCCCAAGCACAACCACCGCGACAACTGCGACGGTCACCGCTTCCAACGCGGTCGCAGCGACGCTCCAGTTCCCCACCCTCGCCGCCGGCAGCGCGTCCGGTTCGATCGGCATTGCGGGGCTCGCAGCCGTGCCTTCCGGCGCCACCCCGCTCTCGCGGCGCGCCAAATCGCAAGTCGTCACGAAGGCGCTTCCGTCGAATTCGACCGTGTGGATGTATGTGGCGGTGACGCCGTCCGTATCGATGACCTTCACGGGCCAGCCGGTGCTGTCGTTTACGGCATCGGGCATCGGGACCGCGGCCGGGCAGTTTTATATCGCGTTCTGCGGCCCCGGATCGAACTGCTCGTGGGTCGAGCCGGCAGCCGGGCCCGGGGTGCTCTCGGGCGCCGGAAATAACACGGTCACGTTCACGCCGGGCACGGGTTCGTATCCGGTGGTCGGCAATCAAGTCTACCAATTCGTCCTGTATTCGACGACGGCGGTCGCGCCGACATCGGCTCCGACCAGCGCTCCGACGCCGGCTCCGACCGCTGCGCCGTCGGGCGCTCCCACCACGTCGCCCACCGGCGCGATCGAAGTGATCGCCGCGCAGGGTAACGTAGTTCGCGGGAGCGCGAGTGCGGGCGTCACCACGGCGATGGTCGCCGCAATCTCGATGGCCGGCGATCAGACGGCGCCGGGCGGCAACGGGACCTTTGCGACCACGAACCTGCGCCTCGGATCGGGAACGTCGGCCCAGCTGGCCGGTCGCCTTTCCATGGTGCGCGCGCCCATCCAAATTACGGCGCGTTCGCCGGTGGAAGTGCATCCGGCCGACGACCGCGCTTTACGAG includes:
- the rplU gene encoding 50S ribosomal protein L21 translates to MYAIIQTGGKQYKVAEGDIIRCDLLESEVGSDVTFDHVILANTGSDVQIGSPTLSGISVTGTVLRQAKDKKILVFRYKPKKRVRKLNGHRQRFAEVKITKISVA
- a CDS encoding penicillin acylase family protein — its product is MKTALRLLAALVAVTLLAAAAYTGNVVAGMHDAPQTSGTIAGMGVREPVRILRDGRGVPHIRAQNLHDLFFAQGFVEGSDRLFQLDLTRRYVLGELAEILGSPLLSTDEAARTIPVRTMVARQWDALDTSDRRMLQAFADGVNAAMKHEPTPPEFRLLAYHPKPWRPQDALVVGMATVIDLTDTWNDIANRSLAYNGATPHSAAAAYDAIYPLSDPCYQAPVTQGLAALKPASSACTLSRSLAAAFAPSRAPIGSNEWAAGAAHSLTGRALLANDPHLRLGIPGVWYLVDLQAPGYHAAGATLAGVPGVILGHNDALAWGATNGTVESLSVFDAPPNLPASNWHTERIRVRFGATVVRRYYRSRTLFGARVLGKRLVLVRWNAYVTPRSPLGAFEGLARAASIDGALAALRAYTGPPQNFALADTTGRAAYVLAGQIPDDPAWGRYIHPAADLAKHYPDVPRDALPHVAPSRSAIVWTANNQMYGPGYPYRLSAQFAPPYRAYRIATLLRAHPKYDVNYFASMQMDTLSLPESELARTLLHEDAGGTLRDNDALTKHALNELALWHGHFNPESRGASVVAGYRVTLLSRLAGGMLDLVRRQHVDGFSAYVAAHPKLVREPWSTAGATIVKHPLAALGITFLNGSTLPGDGDPYTIHVQNQGFSQSFRAVWDVGNWDAGGISIPQGESGWPGSGHYTDEASAWITGRLLPLPYSPQAVAAATHERLTLEP
- a CDS encoding non-heme iron oxygenase ferredoxin subunit, yielding MSEHRIPGAARIPAGSTQRTELDGLDVLLCNVGGTLYAIEDVCTHDGAPLDQGELDGACIVCPRHGATFDVRSGEALTLPAVLPVATFPVRIDGEDAVVDL
- the sufB gene encoding Fe-S cluster assembly protein SufB, with translation MTTEIQTPQGLDEDYRHGFHDSESKYVFKSDKGLTREIVERISEMKSEPAWMRDFRLKALDIFDSKPMPTWGDTALLSEIDFANIHYFVRSTDRTERSWDDVPDDIKRTFDRLGIPEAERKFLSGVSAQYESEVVYHNVTKELEEQGVFFCDMDTAVKQYPEIVQKYLATVIPIADNKFSALNSAVWSGGSFIYVPPGVEVAMPLQAYFRINAENMGQFERTLIIADKGAKVHYIEGCTAPKFSTSSLHSAVVELIAMEGASIRYTTIQNWYRNIFNLVTKRAIAQKNATVEWVDGNIGSKLTMKYPAIYLMGEGARGEILSMAFAGEGQHQDAGAKVIHAAPNTTSVVTNKSVSAHGGKTTYRGLVEIFPGAVGAKTRVKCDALIMDDQSASDTKPTMKIHEQRSTVEHEASVSKIGEDQLFYAMSRGLSEADATAMIVNGFFDFFVKELPMEYAVELNRLVKMEMEGSVG
- the speD gene encoding adenosylmethionine decarboxylase yields the protein MKALGTHIVCELSGCSTQALTDVDAVREMMVGAANASRATIMEVAFHRFEPQGVSGVVVLAESHISIHTWPETGYAAMDFYTCGDHTDPWLACEFAAKALSATSMLTTEVKRGIAQSSGTFTHVVTRDHETSTLSA